One stretch of Leadbetterella byssophila DSM 17132 DNA includes these proteins:
- the priA gene encoding replication restart helicase PriA, translating into MDVFIDVILPVPIPQFFTYRLPRHLAELAKVGCRVVVEFGKSRVMTALVVKIHGNPPEKYPAKYIQELLDTEPVVTPTQIWLFQWVAEYYMCTAGEVMNVALPSGLKISSQSKIQYNPDFHHDELLTDLEKSFMDVLIREDSISYEEAGRLLGEQDLNKFLKSLVAKHAIILFEEVNERYKPKLIKKIRLHSDYATDENALMLLESLGKAKKQQEVLLKYLSIIPLDQLSEKNEEGIDKQRLKEAEVSDSALAALITKGIFEQWEVQVSRFDSLESDSLREIQLSPAQEAASDQIMGLFSTKDVVLFHGITGSGKTEVYIDIIKKALDSGTQVLFLLPEIALTTQIVRRLKRVFGDTMGIYHSRFSDNERVEVWRGVLDQKFQFVVGVRSSIFLPFSNLGLIIVDEEHESSYKQFDPAPRYHARDVAIMLALKMKARVLLGSATPSMESFYQAQTGKYGLVSLKERFGNAQLPHIRLVNMRVEREKKTLTKEFSSVLLEAIGQNIENKKQSIIFQNRRGYAPYLNCQQCNWIPHCNQCSVTLTHHLNARTLICHYCGYSESVPRVCPACGSPHVRSVGVGTERIEDDLREIFPEAGVLRMDLDTTRTKNAYENIIGEFETGEVDILVGTQMVTKGLDFDRVNLVGVFNADKLINFPDFRSGERAFQLITQVSGRAGRREEKGIVLIQTNNPANRVLQYIVDSDYEGFYASEIKEREAYNYPPFSRIIELTVKDVDRNLAQEAAEVLAKRMKDYLGEQRILGPERGLVERIRNKFHFVIWMKLEKEKMNIQATKQYLREELVHLITEKKFKSVQVVVNVDAV; encoded by the coding sequence ATGGATGTATTCATAGATGTCATTCTTCCTGTTCCCATACCACAATTTTTTACCTATAGATTGCCGCGCCATTTGGCAGAGCTCGCTAAGGTAGGATGTAGGGTGGTCGTGGAGTTTGGTAAATCCAGAGTGATGACAGCTCTGGTGGTGAAAATCCATGGAAACCCTCCTGAAAAGTATCCTGCGAAATATATTCAGGAGTTACTAGATACCGAACCGGTGGTGACTCCTACCCAGATTTGGCTTTTCCAATGGGTGGCAGAATACTACATGTGTACTGCCGGAGAAGTCATGAACGTGGCTCTTCCATCGGGTCTAAAAATTTCTTCGCAATCAAAGATCCAATACAATCCTGATTTTCATCATGATGAACTCCTAACAGATCTAGAGAAATCTTTTATGGATGTCTTAATAAGGGAGGACTCTATTTCATATGAGGAGGCTGGGCGCTTATTGGGTGAACAAGACCTGAATAAATTCCTTAAGAGCCTTGTTGCAAAGCATGCTATCATCCTGTTTGAAGAGGTGAATGAGCGCTATAAGCCAAAATTGATCAAGAAGATCAGGCTGCATTCGGATTATGCTACAGATGAAAATGCCTTAATGCTCCTAGAGAGTTTAGGCAAAGCAAAGAAGCAGCAGGAGGTATTGCTGAAATATCTAAGTATTATACCGCTTGATCAATTAAGCGAAAAAAATGAAGAGGGTATAGACAAGCAGCGCTTAAAGGAAGCTGAAGTGAGTGATTCAGCTTTAGCAGCTTTGATTACGAAAGGCATTTTTGAACAATGGGAAGTACAGGTTTCTCGATTTGATTCACTTGAAAGTGATTCTTTGAGAGAGATTCAACTATCTCCGGCTCAAGAAGCTGCTTCAGACCAGATAATGGGCCTCTTTTCAACTAAAGATGTAGTCTTGTTTCATGGTATTACAGGTAGTGGAAAGACGGAGGTTTATATTGATATCATCAAAAAAGCCCTAGACTCAGGTACTCAGGTACTTTTTCTTCTGCCGGAAATAGCCTTAACTACTCAGATCGTCAGAAGGTTAAAGAGAGTCTTTGGAGATACTATGGGGATTTATCACTCCAGATTCTCAGATAACGAGCGCGTGGAGGTATGGAGAGGAGTTTTGGATCAAAAATTCCAATTTGTGGTGGGGGTGAGGTCTTCCATTTTCCTGCCTTTTTCTAATTTAGGACTTATCATAGTGGATGAGGAACATGAAAGTTCCTATAAACAGTTTGATCCGGCTCCTAGGTATCATGCTCGTGATGTAGCCATTATGTTAGCTTTGAAGATGAAAGCCAGAGTGCTTTTAGGTTCTGCTACTCCTTCTATGGAGTCATTCTATCAGGCACAGACAGGTAAATATGGCTTAGTAAGTTTAAAGGAGAGGTTTGGGAATGCGCAATTGCCTCATATACGTTTAGTAAATATGAGGGTGGAAAGAGAAAAAAAGACCTTAACAAAAGAATTTAGCTCTGTCCTTTTAGAAGCCATTGGTCAGAATATCGAAAATAAAAAGCAAAGTATCATCTTCCAAAACAGAAGAGGATATGCTCCATATCTGAACTGCCAGCAGTGCAACTGGATACCTCACTGCAATCAATGTTCTGTCACGCTAACGCACCATCTAAATGCCAGAACACTTATCTGTCACTACTGTGGTTATTCAGAGTCAGTGCCCAGAGTGTGTCCGGCATGTGGTTCGCCGCATGTGAGGTCAGTGGGTGTAGGGACGGAAAGGATTGAAGATGATTTGAGAGAAATCTTTCCTGAAGCTGGTGTTTTAAGAATGGATCTGGATACTACTCGAACTAAGAATGCTTACGAAAATATCATCGGAGAATTTGAAACGGGAGAGGTGGATATTTTAGTGGGAACCCAAATGGTCACTAAAGGACTGGACTTTGACAGGGTAAACCTGGTAGGCGTATTTAATGCGGATAAGTTGATTAATTTTCCTGATTTTAGGTCCGGAGAAAGGGCATTCCAATTGATCACTCAGGTTAGCGGCAGAGCAGGAAGGAGGGAAGAAAAGGGAATAGTGCTCATACAGACGAATAATCCTGCAAATCGCGTTTTACAATATATAGTAGATAGTGATTATGAAGGATTTTATGCTTCAGAGATTAAAGAGAGAGAGGCATATAATTATCCTCCCTTCTCAAGAATAATTGAGTTGACAGTCAAAGATGTAGATAGAAATTTAGCTCAGGAAGCAGCAGAGGTCCTTGCAAAGAGGATGAAGGACTATTTAGGGGAGCAGAGGATTTTGGGGCCAGAAAGAGGGCTGGTAGAGCGCATTAGGAATAAATTTCACTTTGTAATTTGGATGAAACTTGAAAAGGAAAAGATGAATATTCAAGCTACAAAGCAGTATCTACGGGAAGAACTGGTACATTTGATTACGGAAAAGAAGTTTAAATCCGTACAAGTGGTGGTCAATGTAGATGCCGTCTAA
- a CDS encoding phage holin family protein translates to MSLKSSISDFLKFDELKDTLLKLVESKVELKKLELLAKVEKLLAKIILHILVAIFLFIIFLLLNILVAAVINYYMKSYWMGYAIITGLYVVLFGIFQFFKPKVSEFIAAKIADLIVEEQF, encoded by the coding sequence ATGAGCTTAAAATCATCCATTTCCGATTTTCTTAAATTTGACGAGTTGAAAGATACGCTATTAAAATTAGTGGAGTCCAAAGTGGAACTCAAAAAGCTGGAGCTTCTGGCTAAAGTGGAAAAACTTTTGGCTAAGATTATTCTCCATATTCTGGTCGCGATTTTTCTGTTTATCATCTTCCTCTTATTGAATATTCTGGTAGCAGCAGTCATTAACTATTATATGAAAAGTTACTGGATGGGCTATGCCATTATTACGGGCTTGTACGTAGTCCTTTTTGGTATATTTCAATTCTTTAAACCAAAGGTTTCCGAGTTTATTGCTGCCAAGATTGCAGATCTAATTGTAGAAGAACAGTTCTAA
- a CDS encoding TlpA family protein disulfide reductase — MNTTKFLTVFILLSVQVWAQGEFTVTPEKPEAGKEITITYKPSSNVPAKIQAYEFRGVIQQALDISTKRTAGKYVATIKPDTSATFVYFQMTAGGALDNNKGDGYTIELYRNGKPRKNANIAKAYFYQYFGEEVGVSSDKEKALASYKKELDLYPENESVRLSILQLEMSLDAEKGKQLVNEEITRKRSLGLNKEDDYNHLSRLYSFLKDKEQIDNLTLEKKEKFPNGMWAAQEEVNKFSAEQDLDKKMSMLKVLEENAKTDPRYARYKDNKVYLRSEIVRTLTSAKKWDEVEKYLNELELTPDKIQEGESREILGRMYNSLAWNMYEDGKNLDLAEKLAKVATEDQMAKITQAEGKSENVLKPLKDSYSMYADTYAAVLLKAGKYQQGFDIAKVSVLDYSGGNYPDYNGIYAQLAEKVLKQEEYIPQLEKFVVNGKSNELIKEILQRNYKGAESFDVYYSKLGEQAKTKMKEDLLKKIENKPAPKFALSNLDGSQVSLDELKGKTVVVDFWATWCGPCIASFPGMKMAQDKFKDDPNVKFAFINSWESSKEVKKDVAEFIKKGAYPFDVLFDLDNKVIESYGVSGIPTKFIVDKNGAVRFTSIGFSGSAEKLVDEISLMIDLVK; from the coding sequence ATGAATACAACTAAATTCCTTACAGTTTTTATTCTTCTTTCTGTCCAGGTTTGGGCTCAGGGAGAATTCACCGTCACTCCAGAAAAGCCCGAAGCAGGGAAAGAGATAACGATTACTTACAAGCCAAGTTCTAATGTGCCGGCTAAAATCCAAGCCTATGAATTTAGGGGTGTAATTCAGCAAGCTTTAGATATTTCTACGAAGAGAACCGCAGGGAAGTATGTGGCAACGATTAAGCCAGACACTTCAGCCACTTTTGTTTATTTTCAAATGACCGCAGGCGGAGCTCTCGACAATAACAAAGGAGACGGCTACACCATTGAATTGTACCGAAATGGAAAGCCTAGAAAGAATGCGAATATTGCTAAGGCCTATTTCTACCAATATTTCGGAGAAGAAGTGGGGGTAAGTAGCGATAAAGAAAAAGCATTGGCATCTTACAAAAAAGAGCTAGATCTCTATCCCGAAAATGAGTCAGTAAGATTGAGCATTCTCCAGTTAGAAATGTCTTTGGATGCTGAAAAAGGGAAACAGTTGGTGAACGAGGAGATTACTAGGAAAAGGTCCTTAGGTTTGAATAAAGAAGATGATTATAACCATTTATCCCGCCTATATAGTTTTCTTAAGGATAAAGAGCAAATAGATAATCTTACTCTAGAGAAAAAGGAAAAGTTTCCTAATGGAATGTGGGCGGCACAAGAAGAGGTGAATAAGTTTTCAGCGGAGCAAGACTTAGATAAAAAAATGTCTATGTTGAAGGTTTTGGAAGAAAATGCTAAAACTGATCCTAGATATGCACGTTATAAAGATAACAAAGTCTACTTAAGGTCAGAGATCGTTAGGACGCTTACCTCTGCAAAAAAATGGGATGAAGTAGAGAAGTACTTAAATGAATTAGAACTTACACCTGATAAGATACAGGAAGGTGAGTCTAGAGAAATCCTTGGTAGGATGTATAATTCTTTGGCCTGGAACATGTATGAAGATGGGAAGAATCTAGATCTAGCAGAAAAGCTGGCAAAGGTGGCTACAGAAGATCAAATGGCTAAGATTACTCAGGCAGAAGGCAAAAGTGAAAATGTGCTAAAACCTCTGAAGGATTCATATAGTATGTATGCTGATACGTATGCTGCAGTATTATTAAAGGCCGGGAAATACCAACAAGGTTTTGATATTGCAAAGGTATCTGTTCTAGACTATTCAGGAGGAAATTATCCTGATTATAATGGAATCTATGCTCAATTAGCCGAAAAGGTTCTTAAGCAAGAGGAATATATTCCTCAATTAGAAAAGTTTGTTGTAAACGGGAAATCAAATGAATTGATTAAGGAGATTCTACAGAGAAATTATAAAGGGGCTGAGTCATTTGATGTCTATTATTCTAAATTAGGAGAGCAGGCTAAAACTAAAATGAAAGAAGATCTCTTGAAGAAGATAGAAAACAAGCCTGCACCAAAATTTGCCTTAAGTAATTTAGACGGTAGCCAAGTTAGCTTAGATGAGCTCAAAGGGAAGACCGTTGTAGTAGACTTTTGGGCTACCTGGTGTGGACCCTGCATAGCATCTTTTCCGGGTATGAAAATGGCTCAGGATAAATTCAAAGATGACCCTAATGTCAAATTTGCATTCATTAATTCTTGGGAAAGCAGTAAAGAAGTGAAGAAAGATGTGGCAGAGTTTATAAAGAAGGGAGCTTACCCATTTGATGTATTATTTGATTTAGATAATAAGGTGATCGAGTCCTATGGAGTGTCAGGGATACCTACTAAGTTTATTGTTGACAAAAATGGTGCTGTAAGATTTACCTCCATTGGCTTTAGCGGAAGTGCAGAAAAGCTTGTGGATGAAATTTCTTTGATGATTGATTTGGTGAAGTAA
- a CDS encoding peptide MFS transporter: MHSSSENQFFQSRVLGHPSSLFVLFFTEMWERFSFYGMRALLVLFLTSSIGDGGWDWTREQAMALFGSYVGLVYLSTMLGGYFADNVIGYRWAVVVGAGLMTLGHASMAAETPFFTYLGLILLVFGNGFFKPNMTSILSEIYKDHPEKKDGAYTIFYMGVNSGSFFGILLCGYLGEMVGWSLGFGLAGIFMFFGLLQFWFSQGIFGDIGLKPAKQKASVEKGENPFTSLHLGMIGLMVILGLLWIIFEPVKIISGGSIDIFNFNVGGISGNNFTILFALALFLILLLIRIPKYDVVTRDRMMAVTFFAFLAAFFWAIFEQAPGTLTIFARDYTNRVLDGNAGLIFKMANASLTVIPLSIITWVLFKLFGQTFKKYTLANLILSVSFVIVWCIALWMLKNQFSVDALEVPASWFSTLNSLFVISLAPLFTKLWDSRYSPPANFKYGLGMLLLAIGCACIAFGASSIEVGAKTASVSMIWLILVYLFFTMGELCISPVGLSYVSKLVPPRMIGVMFGIWYLAVAIGMKAAAKYGESIDRVADEKGISFFFWMLASVAFGAAVLAVIARPVIRKLMHGVR; encoded by the coding sequence ATGCATTCGTCTTCAGAGAATCAATTTTTTCAATCTCGGGTTTTAGGTCATCCATCCAGTCTATTTGTTCTATTTTTTACAGAAATGTGGGAGAGGTTCTCATTCTATGGTATGAGAGCGCTCTTGGTCTTATTTCTTACTTCAAGTATTGGGGATGGAGGCTGGGATTGGACTAGAGAACAAGCCATGGCTTTATTTGGCTCTTATGTAGGTTTAGTCTATCTCTCTACCATGTTAGGTGGCTATTTCGCGGATAATGTGATAGGTTACCGTTGGGCTGTGGTAGTAGGAGCAGGTTTGATGACCTTAGGTCATGCTTCAATGGCAGCTGAGACTCCCTTCTTTACCTATTTGGGACTGATTCTATTGGTATTCGGAAATGGATTTTTCAAGCCAAATATGACTTCCATCTTATCTGAAATCTATAAAGATCATCCGGAGAAGAAAGATGGGGCTTATACCATATTCTATATGGGCGTTAATTCCGGCTCTTTCTTCGGGATCCTGTTATGCGGTTATTTAGGAGAAATGGTGGGTTGGAGTCTGGGCTTTGGCTTAGCAGGGATTTTTATGTTCTTTGGTTTGCTTCAATTTTGGTTCTCTCAGGGAATCTTTGGTGATATTGGATTAAAGCCGGCAAAGCAGAAAGCTTCTGTAGAGAAGGGAGAAAATCCTTTCACTTCACTTCACTTGGGTATGATTGGATTAATGGTGATACTCGGTTTATTATGGATCATTTTTGAGCCGGTAAAAATCATTTCTGGAGGGTCTATTGACATTTTTAACTTCAATGTTGGCGGCATTTCTGGAAATAATTTTACCATTTTGTTTGCTTTAGCTCTGTTTTTGATACTGCTACTTATTCGTATTCCAAAATACGATGTGGTCACTAGAGACCGCATGATGGCTGTTACATTCTTTGCCTTTCTAGCCGCTTTCTTCTGGGCTATTTTTGAACAGGCTCCAGGAACCTTAACCATTTTTGCTAGGGATTATACCAATAGGGTTTTAGACGGTAATGCTGGATTGATTTTTAAGATGGCCAATGCCTCCTTGACCGTAATTCCCCTGAGCATTATTACCTGGGTGTTGTTTAAGCTTTTCGGGCAAACGTTTAAGAAATATACTTTGGCTAACTTGATTCTTTCAGTAAGTTTCGTGATCGTATGGTGTATAGCTTTATGGATGCTGAAGAACCAGTTTTCTGTAGATGCCTTAGAAGTTCCCGCTTCTTGGTTCTCTACTTTAAACTCTTTGTTTGTCATCAGTTTAGCTCCATTGTTTACCAAACTTTGGGATAGTAGATACAGCCCTCCGGCTAACTTCAAATATGGTCTGGGAATGCTATTGTTAGCCATTGGTTGTGCATGTATAGCTTTCGGCGCCAGTTCCATTGAGGTGGGAGCGAAAACAGCCTCAGTTAGTATGATATGGCTCATATTAGTCTATCTGTTCTTTACTATGGGTGAGCTTTGTATCTCGCCTGTTGGTCTGTCCTATGTGAGTAAATTAGTGCCTCCAAGGATGATTGGTGTGATGTTTGGTATCTGGTACCTGGCCGTAGCCATAGGTATGAAAGCGGCAGCAAAATACGGTGAAAGCATTGACCGTGTGGCTGACGAAAAAGGGATAAGCTTCTTCTTTTGGATGCTCGCGTCTGTTGCTTTTGGAGCGGCAGTTTTAGCCGTTATTGCAAGACCAGTGATAAGGAAATTAATGCATGGTGTGAGGTAG
- a CDS encoding T9SS C-terminal target domain-containing protein translates to MKKNYILFLLFLLVPLLSQATHIRAGEITATRLPGTQLTYRITLITYTDEINGKAANDQQNTVDFNMGFSTNRVEKLTVRRKQRIMINQATARNVYDTTYTFPSAGYYTIGVSIINRNDNTINLPAPDGSQSISFFVQTSILINSNIGFNSTPVLLNIPLDSAALGQRFIHNPGAFDIDGDSLSYKLTIPRKAQVSPGTGATTGLGEFIPEYLEPNTVGPPPVLNSAGTGPATYSIDPRTGDLIWDAPRQAGQYNVAFVIEEWRKGFDGGYIKIGEIVRDMQIIVVETDNKAPKLTLPADLCVEAGETIEFEVIGEDENINQQLRLTSSGGVYNLDPAGNPVQYVDPKPATFTSTPAVGKVIGKFVWETNCLHAREQAYNVVFKVEDNPGRFSTSLVDLKSLNIKILPPSPKALTAEPVSNGNKLSWNPLTTCSENGKILIYRKNGCSGLNPRACSPGMPSAWGYTLIGEVPATESSFIDTQAPEGEIYSYRLVTEIAENTFINIQSAPSAEFCIGSEVKPGTSVMTKVSVTETSTTSGKIEVKWSLPVNIDLNTLAADRVYKLYRAEGIGGENFTLVHTKTTSFTDTTDLKFIDQNLNTSQKVYRYKVEFYTNGTQLRGTSLPASSVFLNAQTSDQQVPLFWEANTPWSNENQTHYLYRKGEDGNFNLIAKIPVSDVNSFEYLDRGEDLEKGDGDISTLLENGETYCYRILTQGEYEAFKELGILTNFSQERCITPQDQTPPCAPVLSAASTIKCEDLQSADFCNEGIFSNTLTWENPEGDCRTDIVSYNIYFSRYELRDPVLLSSVTGNTFTHRKNRLEGFAGCYTIEAVNSLGLRSSLSNKICFDNCETLNFPNVFSPNGDGKNDTFTPLNCPAFISSAAMEIYGAHGQRVRVINSDAIEWDGKDDQGKEVAPGTYYYSIKVKFERLDPLGSEKTFKGYVTLIKR, encoded by the coding sequence ATGAAGAAAAACTACATTCTTTTTCTACTATTCCTTCTTGTCCCCTTACTTAGCCAAGCTACTCATATTAGGGCGGGAGAAATTACAGCCACACGTCTTCCCGGAACACAGTTGACGTACAGAATCACCTTGATTACCTACACCGATGAAATCAATGGTAAAGCGGCGAATGACCAGCAAAATACTGTAGATTTCAACATGGGCTTCTCCACAAACCGAGTGGAAAAACTTACGGTAAGAAGGAAACAAAGGATAATGATCAATCAGGCTACGGCAAGGAATGTCTATGATACTACCTATACATTTCCATCTGCAGGGTACTATACTATTGGAGTGAGTATCATTAACCGGAATGATAATACCATCAATTTACCTGCTCCTGACGGATCCCAAAGTATTAGTTTCTTTGTTCAGACCTCTATATTAATCAATTCAAACATAGGCTTTAACAGCACCCCGGTATTATTAAATATACCTTTGGACTCCGCTGCCTTAGGACAGAGATTCATACATAACCCGGGAGCATTTGACATAGACGGAGACTCCCTTTCCTACAAACTAACCATACCTAGAAAAGCTCAAGTTTCCCCAGGAACAGGGGCAACTACCGGTCTGGGTGAATTCATCCCTGAATATCTAGAACCCAATACCGTAGGACCACCACCTGTTCTTAATTCTGCAGGTACCGGTCCTGCAACCTACAGTATAGACCCGAGAACTGGTGACCTTATCTGGGATGCTCCTAGGCAAGCAGGACAATACAATGTGGCATTTGTCATAGAGGAATGGCGGAAGGGATTCGATGGAGGATACATCAAAATAGGAGAAATAGTGCGCGATATGCAGATTATTGTTGTTGAAACCGACAATAAAGCTCCTAAGCTCACCTTGCCAGCAGACCTCTGTGTCGAGGCAGGTGAAACCATAGAGTTTGAGGTCATCGGAGAGGATGAAAATATCAACCAACAACTCCGTTTGACTAGCTCCGGAGGTGTATATAATCTGGATCCGGCAGGGAATCCTGTACAGTACGTAGACCCCAAACCGGCAACATTTACCAGTACCCCTGCAGTAGGAAAAGTCATAGGTAAGTTTGTTTGGGAGACCAATTGTCTACACGCCCGCGAGCAGGCCTACAATGTAGTCTTCAAGGTGGAAGATAATCCGGGTAGGTTTAGTACCTCCTTAGTTGACTTAAAGTCCCTGAACATTAAGATCCTCCCTCCAAGTCCTAAAGCACTAACAGCGGAGCCGGTTAGTAACGGAAACAAGCTATCTTGGAATCCTCTTACTACATGCAGTGAAAACGGAAAGATTCTTATTTACCGCAAGAACGGCTGTAGCGGCTTAAACCCAAGAGCTTGTAGCCCAGGAATGCCAAGTGCATGGGGTTATACTTTAATTGGAGAAGTTCCAGCTACAGAGAGTAGCTTTATTGATACTCAAGCACCGGAAGGAGAAATCTACAGCTACAGACTTGTGACTGAAATAGCGGAAAATACTTTCATCAATATCCAAAGTGCCCCCTCAGCTGAATTCTGTATAGGATCAGAAGTAAAACCCGGCACCAGCGTTATGACCAAGGTTTCAGTTACAGAAACTTCTACCACTTCTGGTAAGATTGAGGTAAAATGGTCTCTTCCGGTAAATATAGATTTGAACACATTGGCGGCGGACCGAGTGTACAAATTGTACAGAGCGGAGGGTATTGGTGGAGAAAACTTTACCTTAGTACACACCAAGACTACTTCATTTACTGACACTACAGACTTGAAGTTTATTGATCAAAATCTAAATACTTCCCAAAAGGTGTACCGCTACAAAGTAGAATTCTACACGAATGGAACTCAGTTGAGAGGAACTTCACTACCTGCCTCCTCCGTATTCTTGAATGCGCAAACTTCAGATCAACAAGTTCCTTTATTCTGGGAAGCCAATACTCCCTGGAGCAATGAAAATCAAACCCATTACTTGTATAGAAAAGGAGAGGATGGCAACTTTAATTTGATTGCGAAAATTCCGGTATCTGATGTCAATAGCTTTGAGTATTTAGACAGAGGGGAGGATTTAGAAAAGGGTGATGGAGACATCAGTACCTTGTTAGAAAATGGAGAGACCTATTGTTACAGAATATTAACACAGGGCGAATATGAAGCATTTAAGGAGTTAGGAATCCTTACCAATTTTTCTCAGGAGAGATGCATTACACCTCAAGACCAGACTCCACCATGTGCTCCTGTTTTAAGTGCAGCAAGCACTATCAAATGTGAAGATCTTCAGTCGGCAGATTTCTGCAACGAAGGCATCTTCTCCAATACCTTGACCTGGGAAAATCCGGAGGGAGATTGCAGAACGGACATCGTAAGTTACAATATCTACTTCTCTAGATATGAACTTCGCGACCCGGTGCTTTTAAGCTCTGTGACAGGAAATACTTTTACACATAGAAAGAACCGCTTGGAAGGATTTGCGGGATGTTATACAATAGAAGCTGTAAATTCTCTGGGCTTAAGAAGTAGCTTGAGCAATAAGATCTGCTTTGACAATTGTGAAACCTTAAATTTCCCTAACGTCTTCTCTCCGAATGGGGACGGGAAAAATGACACTTTTACTCCTTTAAATTGCCCAGCATTTATATCAAGTGCCGCAATGGAAATCTACGGTGCACATGGACAAAGAGTTAGAGTAATCAATAGTGATGCGATAGAATGGGACGGTAAAGATGATCAAGGGAAGGAAGTTGCTCCCGGCACTTACTACTATTCTATCAAAGTGAAGTTTGAAAGATTAGATCCTTTAGGAAGTGAGAAAACCTTTAAAGGATATGTAACATTGATAAAGAGGTAG
- a CDS encoding 3-hydroxyacyl-CoA dehydrogenase gives MQINNKTFVVSGGASGLGEATSRMIVEQGGKVLILDINEASGQALASELGPNALFQSTDITNETQVLEALTAGKKELGSIGGLINCAGLGPAQKILGRKGVHELSFFERIIKVNLIGSFNTLRLVADELQKNEPNELGERGVIINTASVAAFEGQIGQAAYSASKGGIVSMTLPIARELSVHGIRVMAIAPGIFETALLAAYTQEVRDSLGAQVPFPPRLGKPEEYAFLVRHIIENPMLNGEVIRLDGAIRMAAR, from the coding sequence ATGCAAATAAACAACAAAACCTTTGTGGTCTCCGGCGGGGCGTCAGGTCTTGGGGAGGCCACATCTAGGATGATCGTAGAACAAGGTGGAAAGGTTCTTATCTTAGACATCAACGAAGCCTCTGGTCAAGCTTTAGCTTCAGAATTAGGGCCAAATGCCCTTTTTCAATCTACAGACATCACTAATGAAACACAAGTATTAGAGGCCTTAACGGCCGGAAAGAAGGAGCTAGGTTCCATAGGTGGATTAATCAACTGTGCGGGTTTAGGACCTGCTCAGAAGATTCTGGGAAGAAAAGGAGTACATGAACTAAGTTTCTTTGAAAGAATCATTAAGGTAAATCTTATTGGCAGTTTCAATACCCTGAGATTAGTGGCTGATGAACTCCAAAAAAATGAACCAAATGAATTAGGAGAAAGAGGGGTAATCATCAATACCGCTTCAGTGGCTGCTTTCGAAGGGCAAATAGGTCAAGCTGCTTACTCTGCTTCTAAAGGGGGCATAGTTTCCATGACATTGCCTATTGCTAGAGAATTATCCGTACATGGAATCCGTGTAATGGCCATTGCTCCCGGCATCTTTGAAACGGCCTTATTAGCAGCATATACTCAAGAAGTGAGGGACTCCCTAGGAGCTCAAGTACCTTTCCCTCCAAGATTAGGAAAACCAGAGGAGTACGCATTTTTAGTCCGACATATCATTGAAAATCCAATGCTTAACGGAGAGGTCATTCGTCTGGATGGAGCCATAAGGATGGCCGCACGCTAA